From Neofelis nebulosa isolate mNeoNeb1 chromosome X, mNeoNeb1.pri, whole genome shotgun sequence:
TGTGAAGCAAGCATGGTCCCCaatttataaagaattcctaAGTTTATTCATCTGGCTAAAATATCCAAATTTCatgaccaaatatttattaagggaCCCTACTGCTTTCACAAGGTCATTAAAAATAGTTtccatttatggggcacctgggtggttcagttggttgagtgtctgactcttgattttggctcaggtcataatctcagggttggtaggtttgagccctgtgttgggttccatgctgacagcacagagcctgcttgggattttctctctccctccctctctgccccctcctccaccttgctctctctgtctctctttcagaataaataaacttaaaaaaatagtttccatttcttctaaaactacagaaattataaaataaaacacatcaacTCATCTCACAGAAATATGTCCTTGTATTAATccttttacatatttaatttcatcatttttctcttaatgtactaaatatataaacataaataaataaaataaatataaatacaataataaaatacataggttgcttttttttaactgctttattAGCTTCACAATATATAATGAGCATCTTTCCATGCAGTAGGCAAAATTTCCCTAACAAAAATCTTACATATTGGGTCAAAAACACAACATTCAACTAGAAGTAATAATAGACTCACCAGGAATGAGTGACATCAAAAGGTTTACAACAAAGGTATATCATGAACATGTAAGTTTAGAAAGCAGGTGTCTCCCTGTTAACCTCAGGGAAAACATCAGGATTCAAGGCATAAGGCAAAACTCATCATGATGGTCATGGTGAGGGGGGTCAGTGCTAACTGCCCGCAAACTATGACTGAactgtttttctttcagcttttgcaTGAGTTGTCTCATCTCCTCCCCAATCCTTTCCATATTCTCTTCTCTCATCATTGCCTGTGGCTCTTCAAGCCTCCGAATCACATCCCACGTATACTGCAGGATGGGCTGCCTAACACGGAACCGCCTACGATTTACTCTAGGCACACAATATTCACCAGTTTCCAAAGGGAGGGCCAAGGGATCTCCTTTATTAGCAACTTGCTCATTgtcatcatttttttcatttccctggtcGGTATTTTCCATGTTGAGATTTTTTACTGCGTGTTCCTCTTTGGACGCCATTACTCCTAGGAGACAAAAGACCAAAGGGTTTGAGGTTTTGGTGGACAGATCAGCACCAAGAACAGAGGCCTTACTACTCCTCTTTCAGAGCCCTGGGTATCAAAggtttttaaagtatcattttcCCACCTGTAACGCTCCGTGCGCCCTCTAGGGGGCCTCCCGTATggaccctcctcctctctcacttCTCTGTCCTACCTCCCCCAAACCCACCATTTTCCTACAAATATATCCCCAGGCTTCTGCAGTCACCAAAATGGAGGACGGGGAACAAGGATGGTGGAGTTGGGAGGGGGTCTCAAACTGGGCTCTTCACCCGCCCCCCACACTGTCCCCCGCACCGACCTGGGCCTATCCTTGCAGCCTCCTTCCTCCTGATTCTCGCCGTGCGTGTGCTGCTGCAACACTTGACACCTAGACCTGCAGACCTGCAGAGGGCCGGGGTGGAGGGAGCCGGGACTGTGGCGAAGCGTTTGACGCCGACCAGCCACCACCTGGTCCCTTCAGGGTCCCGGACCGcctggccaccccccccccccccccattcgcCTCTCCCGCCCCAACCCctagcctcccccaccccgcctcagAGGTTCACCATTTTCCTGTAGGAACTCGGAGGTGATTTCCCAAGACTCTTAGTGGCTCGGTTGCCCTCGTGGCCGCCagcacctccaccccaccccaggaggcCACTACGGACGCTCCCAAGACTGATGGGTGTGGAGAAGCCAGGCTGGGACCCGCTGCGCTGATCCTTTGCACCGCCCTCCGGGGTAAGCTTGCAGCTGCAGCCCTGGCCTTGGTAAGCGGACCCCAGAGCCCTTACCTGCTCCGCTTTCCTCGGGCCCAGTGCCAGCCCGCCCGACCCAGGGCAGCGGGGAGCTGGTATCCAGCCGGGAATGACGACTGCTCCGAAGGCTGCATCGTTCTGCAGCTCCAGGTCACGTGAGGGCTTCGCGTCACCAATGAGTTTTCTCTCCTCCCACTCTACCTCCTCTGACAACGGGGAGTTTTGCAGGACCCTGCCCCCTACCTCCGCACGCTCGAACTCTTGCCAGGCCTCTGTACGCACAGCCTTGTAACTCAGCTCTGTCCCCTTCAATCTGAGGGCTCCGTAATAGCCTTCTGGCCTTGGTTggttttcccttctcttcttacCAGGGGAGGGTATGCATAtcaccctgcccctctccctagggCCTTGACATTGGCTTtggtattttcagttttttctcctcttctccctggctgaatttctgctttctaaaaatttctctttattttctttaaaacaatcaGTATggctcaaaaacaaaattatgaaatttcatttttaaacatgtttcaaCCTGGGGAAGTAAAAAAGCCTCAATTTTTATGTTCTCATGCACCACACAGAAAATACTTTCTTTGAGTTCCACAAAACTTCAGATTAGAACATTGTagctagttttaaaattttgtaaaaaaaaaaaaagggggggggttggggccggggggaggggcagggagtctTCCTGAACACAAATGGTGTTTTGAAAATGATCAAGAAGTCCAGTTGTCAgatcttggctattgtatataaataATCCACCCTTTGCCCCCTTATGGaacaaatttaatatttgttaataaacatttatattttattctattatgaTTAACATTCATTATATATGGCAAAACTTTGCTGACAACTGAAGTCTTCTGTGAAATGTaatggctattattaataatgatttTGCAGACCCAAGCAAAGGGAAGGGCTGTGAGGTGGTGGCCGGTTGAGAGATGGATGCAGAGATAGTCAGATCTTTTCTGCCCTGACAAGAGTTTGGGAAGGAGCAGTCTACCCACTGCCACATTCCAGAGTCTTTTATTTCCTACATTTGGGCTCTGACTGTACTTATTCCAAAAATATAGATGGACAGGTGACAAAGGTAATGACCTAAATTGATTCCTTTGGTTCCTTCCCTCCATTTCTTGCCCAAATTCCCACCTAGTGACTCACCTCCCAGatagatgtatgtgtgtgtgtgcagggggcgggggagggggcgagaAATCTGTTCTCATACCTTTTCTACACCTCTGTGGTAGAGGCTTCCAAGAATAGTAGAGAATTTATTCTGTAGAGAAAGCCTCCCAAGTTGCCGTGCTATATCCTCTTTGTCACCTTGTCCAGGCGGAAGCCTCCCTGGGACATTTCTGTCGTCTCTCACCTGGGTTAGAACTGCTGGGATCTTCACCCTGTCCTCCCCACCTCTAGGACATTCAGAAAGAACCTAGCCTTACTGCAGGGTCACTATCTGCCAGCCTATACTCACCCTGGTACTACCTCATTTATGCCAGGGCCCAAGGAACACTATCTACCAACCACCCTGAGTAAACGTAGATTAGTCATTCTCAACACAGAAGTTTGTGGAACAGATATCCAAATATTATCTATGTATGTGAGGAGTTggtaatatattcacatttttgtggGGAGAGAGGCCAAACTTCTTAGCTGATCTTCAAGAGACACCATGATTCCTCGCccctcaaaaagtttaaaaatctctatatatgctgtctcactctctctttaaGCCCTTTACTTTCACCTTAGACctgcttctttttcatttgttttctgcctTAGTATCCACCCATTGGCAAGCCTAGAATCTGGCCATCATCCTTGAATCCTTTATCATTGTCCCTCATATTCAATTAATAACCAAACCTGGCTAAGACTctcatgtctttttaaaacagcATTATGAAACCATAGTTCACATACCATAAGATGTGCCCACTTAAAGTGTATACTTtcatggtttttagtatatttacagatatgtgcaaccatcaccatagtcaattttaggacatttcatcacatcaaaaagaaactcaaaaagtACACTTTAGCTATCACTCTCTATCCCCCAATTCTTTCCAGGCCAAAACACACTAACATAATTTGTCTCCATAGATTTccctattttggacatttcatataaatgacaCATATAATATGTGTTCTTTTGGTATTGGCTTCTTCATTTAACATGTTTTCTGAGTTCGTGGCAACAATACAATTAATcgtttgaggaactgccaaacttttttCCAAAGTGAATGATCATTGTaaacattcctaccagcagtatatgagggtTCTTATacctccacatcctcatcaacatctgttatTTTCTGAAATTGTGATTCTAGTCTTAGTAAAGATGAAGTAATATCTCAGGCTTGGCATTTGCTAGATgattaatgattttgagcatttttcatgttatAGTTCTGCTCCCATTCTTATGCATGTGTGCATTTCCCCAAACCACAGAGCAATTCTCTGATatcagctgggtgtcctacagttATCTCAATTCTTACACTATTTCTCTGGAGATACATtacacaggttaagggctcagtccacaagactgccctccacttcagatgccagtcacaagtacAGGTTGTTATATGTGTTTCTGACTTACTGACTATAAATCAGAAGTTCTCACCACCCCCTCCGtaggtttgattaatttgttgTACAGTTTATAGAACTCAAGAAGCCAGTTTACtcactagattactggtttattacaaaggatataaATCAACAGCCAGATTAAGAAATACATAGAGTGAGGTCCTAAACAAATGAGCTTCTGTCACCATGGAGTTTTCCACACTGCGTGGCAGCACAGGGAAGTGCTCtggttcaccaacctggaagctctctgaatctCATCTGTTTTGGATTTTTATAAGCCTGCATTACACAGGCATGGTTGATTAAATTATCAGCTGTTGATGATTGGTTTAATCTCCTGCTCATCTCCCCTCTCTGGAAAGCATGGGGTAGGACTAAAAGTTCCCACCCTcaaatcatgttttttttctacTGGCAATGAGCCACCCCACCTATCTTTAGGGGATTTCCAAAAGTcaacttattaaaaaatttgGCTGTGGTTGAAAGAGATTTGTTATGAATAACAGTGACACCCATTTTACCTTTATGGcttttaaatgacaaaagaccaaatattatGAGAGAAGGTATTCCTATTGCTTTTATCTGTTAGGTAATTTCAAGGGTTTGAGAAGTTTTGTGTGGGGGAAAAtcaaatatattcttattataaatcacagtatcataTATGTGCTTATTAGTCATGTGTGtaaattctttggagaaatgcccaTTCTGaccctttgctcatttcttcttcaattctgcatcttaaaagtcatttttctatatcctcaccaacccaagaattatcaatatttttaatctttgcaaatctggtaaattaataaaaaaaataataaaattaatttaaaaaataaaataaaaatctcactttGCTTTTCATGTCTTTGTTAA
This genomic window contains:
- the LOC131502611 gene encoding protein BEX1-like isoform X1 — translated: MQPSEQSSFPAGYQLPAALGRAGWHWARGKRSRSAGLGVKCCSSTRTARIRRKEAARIGPGVMASKEEHAVKNLNMENTDQGNEKNDDNEQVANKGDPLALPLETGEYCVPRVNRRRFRVRQPILQYTWDVIRRLEEPQAMMREENMERIGEEMRQLMQKLKEKQFSHSLRAVSTDPPHHDHHDEFCLMP
- the LOC131502611 gene encoding protein BEX1-like isoform X2, with product MASKEEHAVKNLNMENTDQGNEKNDDNEQVANKGDPLALPLETGEYCVPRVNRRRFRVRQPILQYTWDVIRRLEEPQAMMREENMERIGEEMRQLMQKLKEKQFSHSLRAVSTDPPHHDHHDEFCLMP